A single genomic interval of Chitinophaga sp. 180180018-3 harbors:
- a CDS encoding cobyric acid synthase — protein MKKLRPVMFVGTASDVGKSVITAGFCRIFSQDGYMPAPFKAQNMSLNSYATPEGLEIGRAQAVQAEAAGIPCHTDMNPVLLKPVSDQHAQLVLHGKPAGNQSAWEYFMADDKHALFEEVKEAFNRLQQKYSPVVMEGAGSISELNLRRRDITNMRIALHAQAAVYLIADIDRGGIFGSVYGTLALLPPEEKALVKGIIINKFRGDIRLFREGQLLLEELTGVRVIGVLPYYHDIWIEEEDTLSLSLKHKRIKQGSINIAVVLLRHMSNFTDFNVLERDSRVTVCYTDNPAELATADIIIIPGSKNTIADLTAIRNNGMARAITEANKRNKVVIGICGGYQMMGETIEDPFGVEGTPGAVPGLGILPVSTVLTRDKITRQRRFRYRDTESVCEGYEIHMGDTTAAVPSPLNQLEDGSPDGYFLNNRCWGTYLHGILDNDTVIRDLLLQCGKQAPAAGFDYRAFREEQYNKLATHIREHLDVPAVYKALEL, from the coding sequence ATGAAAAAACTCCGGCCGGTAATGTTCGTGGGCACTGCTTCTGATGTAGGGAAGAGCGTCATCACAGCCGGGTTTTGCCGCATCTTCAGTCAGGATGGCTATATGCCGGCGCCGTTCAAGGCGCAGAATATGTCGCTCAACAGTTATGCTACACCGGAAGGCCTGGAAATAGGCCGTGCACAAGCCGTACAGGCCGAAGCTGCCGGAATACCCTGCCATACCGATATGAACCCGGTATTGCTGAAACCCGTCAGCGATCAACATGCGCAGCTCGTATTACATGGCAAACCTGCCGGCAATCAATCAGCCTGGGAATACTTCATGGCGGATGATAAACATGCGCTGTTTGAAGAAGTAAAAGAGGCCTTCAACCGGCTGCAGCAAAAATACAGCCCCGTAGTGATGGAAGGTGCTGGCAGCATCTCTGAGCTGAATCTTCGTCGCAGGGATATTACCAACATGCGCATCGCTTTGCATGCACAGGCAGCGGTGTACCTCATCGCCGATATCGACCGGGGTGGTATTTTTGGCAGCGTATACGGCACGCTGGCCCTGCTTCCGCCGGAAGAAAAAGCGTTGGTCAAAGGGATTATCATCAATAAATTCCGTGGCGATATCCGGCTTTTCCGGGAAGGACAACTGTTGCTGGAAGAGCTTACAGGCGTACGGGTAATAGGGGTACTGCCCTATTACCATGATATATGGATTGAAGAAGAAGATACCCTGTCACTATCGTTGAAGCATAAACGAATTAAGCAGGGTAGTATCAATATCGCTGTGGTGCTGCTAAGGCATATGTCTAATTTCACCGACTTTAACGTGCTGGAAAGAGACAGCAGGGTGACGGTATGCTATACAGATAATCCCGCAGAACTGGCTACAGCAGATATTATCATCATTCCCGGCAGCAAGAATACTATCGCCGACCTCACGGCTATACGAAATAACGGCATGGCGCGTGCAATAACGGAAGCGAATAAACGAAATAAAGTGGTGATAGGCATATGTGGCGGATACCAGATGATGGGTGAAACGATCGAAGATCCTTTCGGAGTGGAAGGAACACCGGGAGCAGTGCCCGGCCTGGGCATCCTGCCTGTTTCCACGGTACTGACCCGCGATAAGATTACCCGTCAGCGCCGTTTCCGTTATCGGGATACAGAAAGTGTTTGTGAAGGATATGAGATACATATGGGAGACACCACCGCGGCAGTTCCATCACCGCTCAACCAGCTGGAGGATGGCAGTCCTGATGGCTATTTCCTCAACAACCGGTGTTGGGGCACCTACCTGCACGGAATCCTGGATAATGATACCGTGATCCGTGATCTGCTGCTGCAGTGCGGTAAACAGGCGCCTGCCGCGGGTTTCGATTACCGTGCATTCAGAGAGGAACAATATAACAAACTGGCAACACATATCCGTGAACATCTCGATGTTCCGGCTGTTTATAAGGCACTGGAATTATAA
- a CDS encoding aminotransferase class I/II-fold pyridoxal phosphate-dependent enzyme: MIQGHGDDGYLYSRPLQADFSSNVWYGGLQQGLTEHLRNSIETIGHYPDAGAEKLQAMLEKQAALPAGSILVTNGATEAIYLIAQEFHAATATIITPTFAEYADACGLYRHQVQYLPWDKLTPDTTFSTDMVFLCNPNNPTGHAIDEHALQQLITRNKHTVFVIDEAYIHFTRDAASMLPHLHRLPNVLVLRSLTKNCCIPGLRLGYIAGRKQLLDRIRAFRMPWSVNSLALEAGYYILEHPEQFAFSIDTLLQGTFRLWESIRKMPEYKVWPTHTHYFLFETLTGTAATLKAWLVEQHGILIRDASNFYGLEQGHCRVACRSAADNKLLITALRQWTLF; this comes from the coding sequence ATGATACAAGGACATGGCGACGATGGCTACCTCTACAGCCGGCCTCTACAGGCCGATTTCAGCTCCAATGTATGGTACGGAGGCCTGCAGCAGGGGCTGACGGAACATCTCCGCAACAGCATCGAAACAATCGGGCATTACCCGGATGCCGGTGCGGAGAAATTGCAGGCCATGCTGGAAAAACAGGCTGCCCTGCCCGCCGGCAGTATACTGGTCACGAATGGAGCTACGGAAGCCATCTATCTCATAGCGCAGGAATTTCATGCTGCCACCGCTACCATCATCACACCAACTTTCGCTGAATATGCTGATGCCTGCGGTCTGTACCGGCATCAGGTACAATATCTGCCCTGGGATAAACTCACGCCGGATACAACTTTCAGTACAGATATGGTGTTTCTCTGCAATCCGAATAATCCTACCGGTCATGCTATCGACGAGCACGCATTGCAGCAGCTGATAACACGCAATAAACATACTGTATTCGTTATCGACGAAGCATATATTCACTTTACCCGCGATGCAGCTTCCATGCTGCCTCACCTGCACCGCCTGCCTAACGTGCTGGTGCTGCGATCGCTTACGAAGAACTGCTGTATACCCGGACTGCGACTCGGTTATATTGCCGGCCGCAAACAGCTGCTGGATCGTATACGTGCATTCAGAATGCCCTGGTCTGTGAACAGCCTGGCGCTGGAGGCTGGTTATTATATCCTGGAACATCCGGAGCAATTTGCTTTCTCTATAGATACTTTGCTGCAGGGAACATTCCGTTTATGGGAAAGTATCCGCAAAATGCCGGAATACAAAGTCTGGCCAACACATACGCATTACTTCCTCTTCGAAACGCTTACCGGTACTGCCGCCACGCTGAAAGCCTGGCTGGTGGAGCAACACGGTATCCTTATCAGGGATGCATCCAACTTTTACGGACTTGAACAGGGGCATTGCCGTGTTGCCTGTCGTAGTGCCGCCGACAATAAACTACTGATCACTGCTCTCCGCCAATGGACCCTCTTTTAG
- the cbiB gene encoding adenosylcobinamide-phosphate synthase CbiB, with protein sequence MDPLLAFVLPLLLGYIADLLLGDPPAWPHPVRWFGAMITYGSRRLNKGSARIWKGALLSIVLCTAVFAFFFFIQQKLQQWPLAWYLFTAAFVFSGLANTSLLREGRAVFRALQQEGLEAGRRCLSRIVGRDTGALTANQVRIAVMESMSENLSDGVVAPLFFYALLGLPGMMLYKMINTLDSMIGYKNERYLYFGRFAARLDDVANFIPARITALLMVLLYGSSRGGHYMLRYGKAHSSPNAGFPEAALAGILDCRFGGPNTYGGKLVKKPYIGENERDIEHNEFNKVFYLNHAVTFVMVICVGAIKSYLLWRMKH encoded by the coding sequence ATGGACCCTCTTTTAGCATTCGTACTCCCGTTACTGTTAGGTTATATTGCCGACCTGCTGCTGGGCGATCCCCCTGCATGGCCGCACCCGGTGAGGTGGTTTGGCGCCATGATTACTTACGGCTCCCGGAGGTTGAATAAAGGCAGCGCCAGGATATGGAAAGGGGCGCTGTTGAGTATAGTGTTATGTACGGCTGTCTTTGCTTTCTTCTTTTTCATACAGCAAAAATTGCAGCAATGGCCATTGGCATGGTACCTTTTCACCGCGGCGTTTGTATTTTCTGGGTTAGCCAACACCAGTTTGCTGAGGGAAGGCAGGGCGGTATTCAGGGCATTGCAACAGGAAGGCCTGGAGGCCGGCCGGCGGTGTCTGTCGCGGATTGTAGGCCGCGATACCGGTGCGCTCACTGCAAACCAGGTCCGGATTGCAGTGATGGAGTCCATGTCAGAAAATCTGAGCGATGGGGTAGTGGCGCCATTGTTCTTCTATGCACTGTTGGGCCTGCCCGGCATGATGCTATATAAGATGATCAATACCCTGGATTCGATGATTGGTTATAAGAACGAACGTTACCTGTATTTCGGCCGCTTTGCTGCCCGCCTGGATGATGTGGCCAATTTCATCCCCGCACGCATAACAGCATTGCTGATGGTGCTGTTATACGGCAGCAGCAGGGGAGGGCACTACATGCTTCGCTATGGAAAGGCGCATAGCAGTCCTAACGCCGGGTTCCCGGAGGCCGCGCTGGCAGGTATTCTTGACTGTCGCTTCGGAGGCCCAAATACCTACGGCGGTAAGTTGGTAAAGAAACCCTATATAGGAGAGAATGAACGGGACATTGAACATAACGAATTCAATAAAGTCTTTTATCTCAATCATGCCGTTACCTTTGTCATGGTAATTTGCGTGGGTGCTATTAAATCGTATTTACTATGGAGGATGAAACATTAA
- a CDS encoding SDR family NAD(P)-dependent oxidoreductase yields MEDETLRVSILSCGWLGKPLALHLQAAGYTVKGARTSQKGVDELTALGLEAYTVVLEEEVLTGPDAFWDADILIVNIPPRIDRGEDVHIAEIALLRSFLETTSIQKVLFVSSTSVYANVNGLVTEENEEAPDSPNGLALRAAEKLLLGAETFETTVLRFGGLIGYDRLPDERRLREGGKRANILPMNVIHRDDCIGVITEILDRGIWGEVFNACATGHPLRINYYKAAARSLGIELPRRTVEEELPYKIVGTSKLRHMLEYTFRYDDPLKVFDK; encoded by the coding sequence ATGGAGGATGAAACATTAAGGGTGAGTATATTGAGTTGCGGATGGCTGGGAAAGCCGCTGGCACTGCACCTGCAGGCCGCCGGTTATACCGTGAAAGGTGCGCGTACAAGCCAGAAAGGGGTAGATGAATTAACAGCGCTCGGACTGGAGGCATATACGGTAGTGTTGGAAGAAGAAGTACTTACCGGGCCGGATGCCTTTTGGGATGCTGATATACTGATAGTAAATATTCCACCGAGGATAGATAGGGGGGAAGATGTTCATATCGCCGAAATTGCCCTGCTGAGAAGCTTTTTAGAGACCACTTCTATACAAAAAGTATTGTTCGTAAGTTCTACTTCCGTTTACGCCAATGTGAACGGCCTGGTGACCGAAGAGAATGAAGAAGCCCCCGATTCGCCAAACGGGCTGGCACTCCGCGCTGCGGAAAAGCTGTTGCTCGGAGCCGAAACATTCGAAACCACGGTACTGCGCTTCGGCGGATTAATAGGCTACGATCGCCTGCCGGATGAACGCCGCCTCCGGGAGGGAGGCAAACGCGCAAATATTCTGCCCATGAACGTTATTCACCGCGACGATTGCATCGGTGTTATCACCGAGATCCTCGACCGCGGTATCTGGGGTGAAGTATTCAACGCCTGTGCTACCGGGCATCCGCTGCGTATCAATTACTACAAAGCCGCCGCCCGCTCTCTGGGAATTGAGCTGCCCCGCCGCACCGTTGAAGAAGAACTTCCGTATAAGATTGTAGGAACCAGTAAACTCCGGCATATGCTGGAATATACCTTCAGGTACGATGATCCGCTGAAGGTTTTTGATAAATAA
- a CDS encoding uracil-DNA glycosylase family protein, translated as MNIADQIIDFNSNLQFPGKLPAGIRVMNPFREGPGIMDIMTQFYRKFYNDRKPRQLIMGINPGRLGSGATGVPFTDTKRMWEKCGIEIKGLKTHEPSSVFVYDVIDAYGGVKPFYQQFYISAVCPLGFTSQQPGGKEINYNYYDSTALTKAAYPFIVSKLKEQLEWNISREVCYCMGTGKNAAFLQALNEKEKFFKEIIPLEHPRFVMQYKTKTKDEYINKYLTAFESHAGR; from the coding sequence ATGAATATAGCGGACCAGATCATCGATTTTAATAGTAATCTTCAGTTTCCCGGTAAATTGCCTGCTGGTATCCGTGTAATGAATCCATTCCGGGAAGGCCCCGGCATCATGGATATCATGACGCAGTTTTATAGAAAATTTTATAACGACAGGAAACCGCGGCAACTCATCATGGGCATTAATCCTGGTCGACTGGGTTCGGGTGCTACCGGTGTTCCTTTTACAGATACCAAAAGAATGTGGGAAAAATGTGGTATTGAGATCAAAGGCCTTAAAACCCATGAACCTTCTTCTGTTTTTGTATACGATGTTATTGATGCCTATGGCGGCGTGAAACCATTTTATCAGCAGTTTTATATCAGTGCGGTATGCCCCCTGGGCTTCACCTCGCAGCAGCCAGGCGGCAAGGAAATCAACTATAATTATTACGACAGTACTGCACTGACCAAAGCAGCCTATCCTTTTATTGTCAGCAAACTAAAAGAGCAACTGGAGTGGAATATCAGCCGGGAAGTATGTTACTGCATGGGCACTGGTAAAAATGCTGCTTTCCTGCAGGCATTGAATGAGAAAGAGAAATTTTTCAAAGAGATCATTCCATTGGAACATCCGCGGTTTGTGATGCAATACAAGACCAAAACCAAAGACGAATATATCAATAAGTACCTGACGGCATTTGAATCCCATGCCGGCAGGTGA
- a CDS encoding ATP-binding protein, with product MYTTQERKTFVRYAVLIIIAIVLMTFFMIISLRKKESAQLGIGVRNLIATKVDAGHIDQAIQLLYSADNNFRIYTLTFDRNHLNNYKSQLTEITAHLDSAMTTNKDENQLKELMADKDRKSQLFLQMRLYVDSLMQLSQVLDSAQAPAESLVPQPFPGIKLQQPTRQADTTVVADTTVKRKRFFGRLRDAISNKSQEKQIQKQVKITEHNTGAENKAMTQVQLQKIQANYNKFMRDAAESHNNLKRKEYALVMSNERLFAELLHMMSALKQHMLHETDKKRLQLGEDINHSLYRMDRHSNWEIPLILLLAAIIIYGIIRLYRNDLALLRAKQQAENFARQKSDFAATISHEIRTPVQSVLGYARLLEQERKPEMVAAIRHSADMLLQVVNNVLDYTRMETAEPALKEEKFSPRATIEEVCQTLSVQAGGKSLKLETNIYFPSSLILLGDSFRLKQVLINLVANAIKFTETGGITVTAHIKEENQLQVSVKDTGVGIPHKDLPLVFDAFSQGNSHYHKGSGLGLYITKKIIDLHGGKIHVESLVGKGTTFYFEIRYKSMPPSPVTKKIIVPVNTTTSNNPVIPPGIRLLVVEDSILNQKLLALMLDRMQASYLIVSSAEEALEVYQRESFEFVLTDIDLPGIDGLMLTNMIRALPDKKKASVTIIAITGNVLEDDIALYLRSGLNDYIMKPYREEDILEKINRHHQMA from the coding sequence ATGTATACTACACAGGAAAGAAAGACTTTTGTGCGCTATGCCGTGCTGATAATAATAGCCATTGTGCTGATGACCTTTTTCATGATAATTTCACTAAGAAAAAAAGAGTCGGCGCAACTGGGGATCGGTGTCAGGAACCTGATTGCTACAAAAGTGGATGCAGGTCATATTGATCAGGCCATACAGCTGCTCTATTCGGCGGATAATAATTTCCGTATATATACGCTGACGTTCGACCGAAACCATCTGAACAACTACAAGTCGCAGTTAACGGAGATTACAGCGCACCTCGACAGTGCCATGACTACGAATAAGGATGAGAACCAACTGAAGGAGCTGATGGCAGACAAAGACCGTAAATCGCAGCTGTTCCTGCAGATGCGGTTGTATGTAGATTCATTGATGCAGTTATCCCAGGTACTTGACAGTGCACAGGCTCCTGCCGAATCGCTTGTGCCGCAGCCATTCCCCGGCATTAAATTACAGCAGCCCACCCGGCAGGCCGATACCACGGTGGTGGCCGATACCACGGTGAAGCGGAAACGTTTTTTTGGCCGTCTGAGAGACGCCATCAGCAATAAATCGCAGGAGAAGCAGATCCAGAAACAGGTAAAAATTACGGAGCATAATACCGGTGCGGAAAACAAGGCGATGACGCAGGTACAGTTGCAAAAGATCCAGGCCAACTACAATAAATTCATGCGGGATGCAGCAGAAAGCCACAATAACCTGAAGCGAAAAGAGTATGCATTGGTGATGTCGAACGAACGGTTATTTGCCGAGTTGTTACATATGATGTCAGCGCTCAAACAGCACATGTTGCATGAAACTGATAAAAAACGGCTGCAGCTGGGGGAAGATATCAATCATTCACTTTACCGGATGGACCGGCACAGTAACTGGGAGATCCCGTTGATATTATTACTGGCGGCCATTATTATTTACGGCATCATTCGCCTGTACCGGAATGACCTGGCTTTACTGCGAGCGAAACAACAGGCAGAAAACTTTGCCCGGCAGAAGAGTGATTTTGCAGCTACTATCAGTCACGAGATCCGAACACCGGTACAGTCGGTATTAGGATACGCCCGGTTGCTGGAACAGGAAAGGAAACCGGAAATGGTAGCAGCCATCAGGCATTCGGCCGATATGCTGTTGCAGGTAGTGAATAACGTTCTTGACTATACGAGAATGGAAACTGCAGAACCAGCATTGAAGGAGGAAAAATTTTCGCCACGGGCCACTATAGAAGAAGTTTGCCAAACACTTTCTGTGCAGGCCGGGGGGAAATCGCTGAAGCTGGAAACAAACATTTACTTCCCCAGCAGCCTGATCCTGCTGGGCGATTCTTTCCGGCTGAAACAGGTACTTATTAACCTGGTGGCCAATGCTATCAAGTTTACAGAAACCGGGGGGATTACCGTAACGGCACATATAAAGGAGGAAAACCAGCTACAGGTAAGTGTAAAAGATACCGGTGTGGGGATTCCGCATAAAGACCTACCTTTGGTATTCGACGCATTCTCGCAGGGAAACAGTCACTATCACAAGGGCAGTGGACTGGGCTTATATATCACCAAAAAGATAATAGACCTGCACGGCGGAAAGATCCATGTGGAAAGCCTCGTCGGGAAAGGCACGACGTTCTATTTTGAAATCAGGTACAAGTCGATGCCCCCATCGCCTGTGACCAAAAAAATCATTGTTCCAGTGAATACAACTACATCTAACAACCCCGTTATACCACCCGGTATAAGACTCTTGGTGGTAGAGGACAGTATCCTCAATCAAAAACTGCTTGCCCTGATGCTCGACCGGATGCAGGCCTCCTACCTGATAGTATCATCAGCAGAAGAGGCGCTGGAAGTATATCAGCGCGAATCGTTCGAGTTTGTGCTAACTGATATCGACTTACCTGGTATTGATGGCCTGATGCTAACTAACATGATCCGTGCATTACCTGATAAGAAAAAAGCATCCGTTACCATTATTGCCATTACCGGAAATGTATTGGAAGATGACATTGCGCTGTATTTGCGTTCAGGATTAAATGACTACATTATGAAGCCATACCGCGAAGAGGATATCCTGGAAAAAATCAACAGGCATCATCAAATGGCATAA
- a CDS encoding YdcF family protein, translating to MQYLKTSFITSLFLLFWGLVVFGQPAPPDPYYKFPASNNLLQDRIFYYFTLVERFPALSRLLEKEVSLQELTKEFRENALHADTAVNAANGLRFTDKMINGVDQIFRDLWQQHRREMQVFTDEMKASGLFQLYASKPGDTLLSLAWKDAANGVNYIINAYTNGTGMRYPVIDSALTSIHSPAYREKIRGLVKSTANNSKGLFFQASLQVALQLLELNHRNEAVRYEPLSATNAAAYSQVKKTDWDKYPYPAMLILGASPVSMEHISETGKSRCRTGAELYHKGLAPFIIVSGGHVRPPGTAYSEAIEMRKYLVEELKIPASAVIADPYARHTTTNIRNAVRMLFRSGFPMNKRMMCVSDAMHLVYVNSPVFAQRCMTELGYVPAADIRQGDLYFLTFMPDLRSLQVDVFDPLDP from the coding sequence ATGCAGTATTTGAAAACCAGTTTTATAACCAGCCTGTTCCTGCTTTTCTGGGGGCTGGTTGTATTCGGTCAGCCAGCACCGCCCGACCCTTATTACAAATTTCCGGCCAGTAATAATTTATTACAAGACAGGATCTTCTATTATTTCACCCTGGTAGAACGTTTCCCTGCCTTATCCCGGCTATTGGAGAAAGAAGTTTCCCTGCAGGAGCTGACGAAGGAATTCCGGGAAAATGCTCTGCATGCCGATACCGCTGTTAACGCGGCCAATGGACTTCGTTTTACAGATAAGATGATCAACGGGGTGGATCAGATCTTCCGCGACCTTTGGCAGCAACACCGCCGCGAAATGCAGGTATTCACGGATGAAATGAAAGCCAGCGGCTTATTCCAGCTATATGCTTCCAAACCAGGGGATACCCTGTTGTCTCTTGCCTGGAAAGATGCTGCCAATGGCGTGAACTATATTATTAATGCTTACACAAACGGAACGGGGATGCGTTATCCCGTCATCGATTCGGCCTTAACTTCCATACACTCGCCCGCCTACCGGGAAAAGATCCGCGGCCTGGTGAAGAGTACAGCCAATAATAGCAAAGGACTGTTCTTTCAGGCGTCACTGCAGGTAGCGCTTCAATTGCTGGAGCTGAATCACCGGAATGAAGCGGTGCGCTATGAGCCGCTTTCAGCCACCAACGCAGCCGCCTATAGCCAGGTAAAGAAAACAGACTGGGATAAGTATCCCTATCCCGCCATGCTGATACTGGGGGCCAGTCCGGTGAGCATGGAACATATCAGTGAAACAGGTAAAAGCCGTTGCCGTACCGGTGCGGAACTGTATCACAAAGGGCTTGCTCCGTTTATTATCGTTTCCGGTGGCCATGTTCGCCCGCCCGGTACTGCTTATTCAGAAGCCATTGAAATGCGGAAATACCTCGTGGAAGAACTGAAGATCCCCGCATCTGCAGTGATTGCGGACCCTTACGCCCGCCATACCACCACCAACATACGGAATGCTGTTCGCATGCTTTTCAGAAGCGGATTTCCTATGAATAAAAGAATGATGTGCGTGTCCGATGCGATGCATCTGGTATACGTAAACAGCCCCGTATTCGCCCAGCGTTGTATGACGGAGCTGGGATATGTGCCCGCCGCAGATATCCGTCAGGGTGACCTTTATTTCCTTACCTTCATGCCGGATCTGCGCTCCCTGCAGGTAGATGTATTTGATCCGCTGGATCCGTGA
- a CDS encoding NAD-dependent epimerase/dehydratase family protein, with product MAELLYTILGAGGVIADELAKELIRNNKKVRLVSRAPKSIAGITDLVAADLTDYTQTKNAVAGSGIVFLTAGLKYDIRIWSDGWPKIMTNVINACKEAGARLIFFDNVYSYGLVKGLMKEDAPYHPASRKGTVRAAIATQLMDEVKAGRITATIARSADFYGPGADKTGFLNLLIVDRFRKNSSAMWIGRDDLPHSYTFTPDAAKGLYLLSQDDSAWNQIWHLPTAHPAPDGKTYVNMIATKMGVKPKYTKLGGFMLTLAGLFDTNIREIKEMLYQNNYPYIFDSSKFEQHFHVKPTSYEEGIRLMLGDK from the coding sequence ATGGCAGAACTGTTGTACACTATCCTTGGCGCCGGAGGCGTGATCGCTGACGAACTGGCTAAAGAACTGATCCGGAATAATAAGAAGGTCAGACTCGTAAGCCGCGCTCCGAAATCTATTGCGGGGATCACCGACCTGGTGGCCGCCGATCTTACTGATTATACACAAACAAAAAATGCAGTTGCCGGTAGTGGGATCGTATTCCTGACAGCCGGTCTGAAATATGATATCCGCATCTGGTCGGATGGCTGGCCAAAGATCATGACCAATGTGATCAACGCCTGTAAGGAAGCCGGCGCCAGATTGATTTTCTTCGATAACGTATATTCGTATGGGTTAGTGAAGGGGCTTATGAAGGAGGATGCGCCTTACCATCCTGCCAGCAGGAAAGGAACAGTAAGAGCTGCCATTGCTACGCAACTGATGGACGAAGTGAAGGCGGGGCGCATTACCGCGACTATCGCCCGCTCGGCCGACTTCTACGGCCCCGGCGCTGATAAAACCGGTTTTCTGAATCTCCTCATCGTGGATAGATTCAGAAAAAATTCCAGCGCCATGTGGATAGGGAGAGATGACCTGCCGCATAGTTACACCTTTACCCCGGACGCCGCGAAGGGCCTCTATCTGCTGTCGCAGGACGACAGCGCCTGGAACCAGATCTGGCACCTGCCAACAGCACACCCTGCACCCGATGGAAAAACATACGTGAATATGATTGCCACAAAGATGGGGGTGAAGCCCAAATACACGAAACTGGGCGGCTTTATGCTTACCCTGGCGGGCCTTTTCGACACCAACATCCGGGAAATAAAGGAAATGCTGTACCAGAATAACTACCCCTATATATTCGACTCTTCTAAATTCGAACAGCACTTCCATGTTAAACCTACTTCTTATGAAGAAGGTATCCGGTTAATGCTGGGGGATAAATAG
- a CDS encoding PLP-dependent aspartate aminotransferase family protein codes for MSNITELIHSIPVDPQTGAIAVPIYQTSTFVQTAPGVNQGYDYARSNNPTRETAEKIIAQLEGGAAASAFASGLAAIDAVIKLLKSGDEIVAVDDIYGGAFRLFHKVYEKFGIKVTYVDTSDTQAVFNAITPATRLIWLETPTNPTLKISDIEAIGRIAKAHNCLFCVDNTFATPILQKPLQLGADLVVHSATKYLAGHSDLIAGVVISKTIQLGEEIKFYQNACGAILSPFDSFLLIRGIETLPLRIRQHGVNAKAIAEFLEQHPAVEKVFYPGLASHRGHELAKKQSKGFGGIISFTLKDDTAEAATAFVTSTKYFKLAESLGGIKSLLCHPAAMTHKSIPAEKRRAAGVSDSLVRLSVGLEDTEDLLADLEQAFTKLPVHAGEGSALSA; via the coding sequence ATGAGCAACATTACAGAACTGATTCACTCCATTCCCGTAGATCCGCAAACCGGCGCCATTGCAGTGCCTATCTATCAGACATCTACTTTCGTACAAACTGCACCCGGCGTTAATCAGGGATATGACTACGCGCGTTCCAATAATCCTACAAGGGAAACCGCCGAAAAAATCATCGCTCAGCTGGAAGGCGGTGCCGCGGCCTCCGCATTTGCCAGTGGCCTCGCCGCCATCGACGCAGTCATTAAACTGCTTAAATCCGGAGATGAGATTGTGGCGGTTGATGATATTTACGGCGGCGCATTCCGGCTATTTCATAAAGTATACGAGAAGTTCGGGATTAAGGTAACTTATGTAGATACTTCCGATACCCAGGCAGTATTCAATGCCATTACTCCGGCTACCCGCCTGATTTGGCTGGAAACGCCCACTAATCCAACACTGAAGATCTCTGATATAGAAGCGATCGGGCGTATCGCAAAGGCGCATAATTGCCTGTTTTGTGTAGATAATACTTTCGCTACTCCCATCTTACAAAAGCCGCTCCAGCTGGGAGCCGACCTGGTGGTACACAGCGCTACCAAGTACCTCGCCGGCCACAGCGATCTGATTGCAGGGGTGGTGATATCTAAAACCATTCAACTGGGAGAGGAGATAAAGTTTTATCAGAACGCCTGCGGGGCTATCCTGTCGCCGTTCGACAGCTTCCTCCTCATCCGCGGTATAGAAACACTGCCGTTGCGAATCCGGCAACATGGCGTCAATGCAAAAGCCATCGCGGAATTCCTGGAGCAACACCCCGCAGTGGAAAAAGTTTTTTATCCCGGCCTCGCTTCGCATCGTGGTCATGAGTTGGCAAAGAAGCAGAGCAAAGGCTTCGGTGGTATTATTTCCTTTACACTGAAAGACGACACCGCAGAAGCTGCCACTGCTTTTGTAACATCAACGAAATATTTTAAGCTGGCGGAAAGCCTGGGCGGGATCAAAAGCCTGCTTTGTCATCCGGCGGCCATGACGCATAAATCCATTCCTGCGGAAAAGAGAAGGGCAGCGGGTGTGAGCGATAGCCTCGTCAGGCTGTCGGTAGGACTGGAAGACACCGAAGATCTGCTGGCAGATCTGGAACAGGCATTCACGAAGCTGCCGGTGCACGCCGGCGAAGGAAGCGCGTTGTCAGCATAG